A stretch of the bacterium genome encodes the following:
- a CDS encoding AbrB/MazE/SpoVT family DNA-binding domain-containing protein: protein MKTTVSSKGQIVLPAEIRHEDDIQPGQEFEVERLDQGRYLLKRRKRPRNEGLVKLLLACPLKGWFKPIDRTETTDDLLFKLR, encoded by the coding sequence ATGAAAACAACCGTTTCCAGTAAGGGGCAGATTGTCCTTCCCGCGGAAATCCGGCATGAGGATGATATTCAGCCGGGTCAGGAATTCGAAGTAGAGCGTCTGGATCAGGGCAGGTATCTCTTAAAACGTAGGAAGCGCCCGCGCAACGAGGGTCTGGTGAAACTCCTACTCGCCTGTCCCCTGAAAGGCTGGTTCAAGCCTATTGATCGGACCGAAACCACTGATGACCTGTTGTTTAAACTCCGATGA